From the genome of Leptospira koniambonensis:
GGAAGGGTAAACCTAGAGGATTTGGCAGGCAAATTATCCGAAGAACAGATTTCCGCTTTGGAATTTTTCGTAAGTATCCGCTTCAACGTGAAGTTGGAGGAAAAGAAGGATTAATCAGGGAATCTTTATATAATGAAATTTTTAATTAAGAAGGGAGTTTTTCTTCCCCTTCTATTTTTGGCCCAACCACTTTTTATTGGAGAATTATTTTCTCAAACGGTTTGGGCTCCTTACCAAAGGCAATTATGGGTTAGGACGACTGCGGTGAATTCAGTTTATAATTCAGCATATGTGGGAAAATACCATAATACGTACGATGATGATGTTCGGATCAACGTAGGAGCTCTTGCTTTTGAATACGGGATCACTGATAGGCTTACTGCGGATCTGCAAACAGGTTTCGGTAAATTGGGAAGGGTCCAGCTAATCGATCGTTATTATGGGACCTTAACTTCTCCGGAGCAGCCAGATAAGTATGGGATCATAGATTCTAGAGCAGGATTACGTTATAAAGTCTTAGATGAATACGATTATGAATCTATCTGGATCCCAACAGTTAGCGTAAGACTTGGTGGGATCAAAAAGGGTGATTATGATAGAAACCCTCAGGCTCTAGGAGATGGAGCAAATGGTGCGGAAGTAAATATTTATCTAGGTAAAGACTTCAATGTTTGGGGACTTGGTGCCTTAGGTGAATGGAGTTATCGTAGAAGAGAGAAACCTGTACCGGATGATATCCTCTATTATGGAGCTTTATACAAACGTTTCTTAGATTCATTCATCTTCATCGTTGGAAGTAGAGGACAGATAGGTCAGGGAGGATATGCGTTTGCAGATCCTAAAGGAACACCTCCTCTAAATTTGATCCAAGTAGATACACCTTCTATCCCGCCTTTTGGAACAGATTGGTACAATTACTACCTGGAACATGAAAGGCCTGCCTGGGGAAGAAAGGAAGTATATCATAACTTCGAAGTGAGTTTAGGTTATACGGATAAGTACGGGAATTACTATAACTTCTTCTATTCTCATACCTATGCCGGGTATAACACTGCAATTTTAAGAACCTTTGGGTTCCTGATCAATTTTCCATTTAATTTATGATCGGAGGAGAATATGTTCGGTTTAAAAATTAAAAATTTAGGAATTTGTTTATTACTAATTCCTTTTTTGGGCGCCTGCGATGCTCCGGAGTATCTCACTCCGTATCAAAAGTTTGCTATAGTTCAACCTGTACAGGTTTTTGAGACTTCTCAACTTTTATCAGTATCCAATGACGTTTATGATAATAATACATATGGACTGATCACTGCATCCACTTTGGAGTCTTGGCGATCCAATTGGGCCGCGAATCGTCCTTCTACGATTAGTGGAAGATTGATCATCTTTCAGATCAGTGGAGGAGCGCTTTCCGGTTCTTATATAAGACCTGAGACAGGAGTAAGAGTGTATGGGATCACTGCAACTTCTGCGGATTATACTTTTTTTGGTCAGACTAGATTTAATGGTCTGCTTGATACTGAGACAATTGTTCCGGAAGGAAAAAATATAGATGCGTTCTTAAAACGTTTCGGTGTGAACCCTGCAACTGATCTGATCGTTCTTGCACAAGATGTTCCTACAGACGGAAATCTGATGATGACACTCCGCTCTTGGTACACTTTGTATTATTGGGGAGTGGAAAGAACCCATCTTGCGGTTTTGAATGGCGCAGTTTCTACAAAGATTGGTGCTTCTCAACTTACTGGCGGGTCTTCCTACACGGTTCCTACAACTAGCGGGGCTGGCACTATCGGAAGTCTATACAGAGATCATACGATCTTACAAGCTACACTTGCAGATGTTTTCAATGCAGTCCAAGGTATTACGGATCCAACATTCGAAGGTTCTACTCCAGCTCCTGCTGGAGGAAGTTTCATATTAGATGCAAGATCTCCTACAGAATATGATGGAACTGGAACTACTGTAGGACCTTCGAATTATACCTGTACCGATACTCCTAACTGTTATACACCCTTTGAAGGGCATGTGAAAGGAGCAAAAAGTATTCCCTTTGCGAACTTTATTAATGCAAACAAGGAGTTCCTACCAAAATCGGATCTCCAAAATCTTCTATCTACAAACGGATATGCGGAAGGCCAGACAATCATTGCGTATTGCAGAACTAATGTAAGATCTTCCATCACTGGATTTGCAACTCTTGCGATCCTTGGATATCCTACCAGATTTTATGATGGCTCTTGGGTAGAATGGGGATCTCTCGCCTACGATTCCAATGGGAACTGGTCCAATATAAGTGCAGTATCTTCATGGAGAACGGATCGTTCTTCTGTGACCGAATCAATCACATATAACGTAGGAAAGTCTGGAATAGACGCATCAAATATTTCTAATTTAGGAACTTATTTCACACCCGAACGTAGTTTTGCGAAAGGTACGAATGATATCATAGACCAGGATAAAAAATATCTTTCAGGTTCTGCTTCTTCCGGTGGCGGGGGAGGTGGTGGTAGTTCAGGAGGAGGTGGAGGAGGAAATCCTTGCGGAGGATAATTTCCTCACTCTTCTTTGTCGCAATTTTTGCGGCGGCCTTCTTCTTATTATTTTGTAAAGAAGAAGGGTTTCACCAGAGGCATTGGGCATTCCCCCTCGAATCCCAAGGCTCGATCACAGTTGATCCGAACCCGGCCTCTTGCGGGAGTTGCCATTTACATCAGTTCGGTTCCTGGAAGTCGACTCTTCACTCCCGGGCCATAGGCCCGGGCTTTCTTTGGCAATTACCTCGGATCGGAAAACATGGATCCGAAAATTGTATGAACTGCCATAGCCCAAATCCAGAAACCAAAACTTTATTACTTTCACGTTTAGGTTGGGAAGAAGTCACAGGCTCCGCTTGGAAACCAGGCTCGGAAGAAAACGGAGTGCAATGTGCGAGTTGCCATCTTCGAAAAGGAAAAGTATACGGGCCATTTCGTAAAGAAGGAAATAAAAATAGAATATTCCAAAATTCAAATATTCCTCACCAGGGGTTTATTCCTCAAAAAGAATTCGAAGAATCGGAATTTTGCAAAAACTGTCATCAATCTCCGGAGACCGCAAAACAGGTAAATGGGAAGTTTCTGATGGATACTTATGGACAATGGAGAAGGTCCGAATTTGCAAAATCAGATGTGCAATGCCAGAACTGCCATATGCCTGATAGAAAACATGAGTGGAAAGGTATCTCTGATCGGGAAATGGTAAAACAAGGGGTCCAAACTTCTTTACAAGTTTTAAAAAAAGAAGAAGGAGCCGAGATTATTTCTGAATTAAAAAACTCTGGAATAGGACATTTATTCCCAAGTTATTCTGTTCCAAAAGTAAACTTAGAAGTTTGGACAGAATCTATAAGCGGACAAAAAAGAAAGATCTCTGAGAAAACTTTGGGCTGGATGTTAGATCTGGAATTGCAGAAAGAAATTTTTGATACAAGACTGTATCCTGGAGAATCCGCTCTTCTTCGCGTAAGTTTATCTAAAGAAGAATTTTCAAAACTCAAACGAGTAGAATTTATCGTAACTGTAGATCCGAAAGAATATTATAAAAGAATGTTCCAAGATAATTGGAATTACAAAGATACTTTCCAAGAAAATACAAAACCATGGGTTTTGCCTAATCTAAAAAAGGCTCTCGCGGAAGCAAATTCTGCGAAATATGAATTAATTCGTTTGCACTGGATACCTTAGGATTATCTCGCAAAGGCGCTAAGGTAGGAACTTCTACATGCGTATCTTCTTTTCTTTGCGGCTTCGCGTGAAAAAATAGAGCCTCTGCGTTCTCCGTGTGCTCTGCGCGAAACAACAAAAATCTAGTTTCCATCTTTATGGAGCTGTTCCAAACTGATCCCGAGTATGGGATCGTTATTAGAAGAACCAGAATTTCCTAAATTGATAAGTGCTTATAGAGAAGCCGTCCAAAGAAAATATTCCAAAAACAATCTTTCTAAATATCCTAAGTTCTCATCTATCCCAGAAGAGAAAGTAAATCTTCTGGTAAGATACTTTTTGGAACTTCTATATCCTGAATATGAAGGCAGGAAAAAATTAGACGGAGCATTTGAATCCTTGGCTGGATTTGTACATTCTCCTCCAAAAGTATTCGGCCTCTTGGGTTCGTTGAGTATGGCAGTATTCAAACTAGGCCGCCATTTAAAATCGGCATTCCAAGCAGGATTTGCAGCATTACATTCTTATGTAACTGCTCATAGATTCGAAGAGATCATGTTTTCCAAAGCGAAAGAATTATTAAAAGAAGGGAAGGATCTCCAAAACAAATCTATCTTCAATGAAGTGTTAGCTTCTGTTTCTAAAAAAGATGCAGATGAATTTAGAGAAGATATTTTAAAACTATTTGCGACACTTTCAGATAAGGAACTTCTTTCTAAGATCAAACAACTTATGGATGCGGTTGTTAAAACAATGAAGTCCAAACCTAAAACTTATACTCAACAGGAAGTAGAAGGTATTATGCTCGGTGCAGGAATTCTTACGAAAGGAGAAGAACTGTTTTCTGGACTGAATAGAGAAGAAATGGATTTGATCTTAGAGGTGATTGATCAAGTGGAGAAGGATACATTTGAAGAAGCGATTACTTCTGTAGGTAAATAACCCTGCCGACGGTCGGAGTCGAACCGACACGAGGTTGCCCTCGCTGGATTTTGAATCCAGTGCGTCTACCAATTCCACCACATCGGCGGGTTTTATAATTCCTTATTGGATCAGGAATCGAGTTCGATGTATTTGCCCTTACCGCGGGCAACGATTTTACCGATCTCGTTCTCAATTTCGGCTCTGTTTTCGATCACTTTTTTGTTCTTTTTAACGAACCAGCCACGTAAATGCAGAGGTTGATTTACTTGCGCAGGTTGTAAGAAGCGGATCGTTAACTCGCCAGTTGTTGTTTTAAAATTCATCGCCTCATTGATTTTGGCCATGATTTCGTCCAAAATAGTAGCGATGATTCCGGGATGGATCACGTCTGGGGACCCTTGGAACTTTTCAGGAACCGTATAGTCACCGTAAGCGGTTTTAGTGTCCTCATCAAAGGTGATCTTTAACTGAAGACCGTCCGGATTGTCAGGACTGGACCCGAAGCTCAGGTTTTCCCGAACCGTTGATTTCATATATGTCAAGTTATTACTTAACATTCATGGTGTCAATCCGAAAAAGCTACTGATTGCTGTTTAAGAACGACGTAATACTATGTCGAAAATAATAGATAAGAATCTTTTAGATGACTGCACTTCTTTTATTATTAGGACTACTTTCTGCGGGAGCAGGAGCATACACTTTATTCAGAGATCCGAATAGATCTTCCGGAAGTTCTGCGCCTTCTCCAGGTGGTGGAAGTTCAGGCGGCAGTGGCGGTCCTGGGTCGGGCAGTGGAGGTGCAGGAGCTCCTTCTTCCGCTGACAGAGGAAAATTAGTCAACGTAGGAGATCAAAATTCTGCTCCTTCTTCCTCTTCTTCTCCGCCACAAAAAGGAACGGGGCAACCAGAATCACAGAAGCCAGACCAAGAATGGAGTCCTCCATCTGCTAGTGAAGAAAAACCTAATTATCCAGGATTAAAGAAGAAGGATAAATTACAACTTCCTCATGCAACAGATGATATCATTCGTAATAACTCTCGTTATGCGCATCATAGAAGACCTCTTTTACATTCAGAAGCATTAGTAGATAAAGAAAATTTCTTAGGTGCGTTGGAGATCTTAAAGAGAACTAACGCTAGAATTCCTGATTCGGATATTAATGAAAAAATTGATAATAATATCCAAGCGATAGAAGATCATATCAACACTCCTCCCGAGGAAGAGACTTATACTCCAGATGATCCTAATTATTCAGGACCTCCTATTCCAATGGGAGACTTGGTCAAAGCGATCAAGGACATTAGCCAAGCTTTAGGTGGTAGTCTCTCTCAAGGATTTGCAAATCCTATTCAGATCCAGGCTCCTCCTGGAACTGAGGCGCCCAAACTTCCTGCTGAATTACCCCCAGGGCCAGTATCTTATCAAATTATTTCTTATGCTCCTTCTTCTGGGCCAATGCCGCCTCCACCACCAGGAGCGCCTATATCTTATAGTGCAGGAGCTCCTTCGCCTCCGGGTGGATTTCCGCCTGGACCAGGTGGTGCACCTCCAGGTGAAGGACCAGGCCCTGTAGGTCCTGAGGATTTTGCTCCTTCGGAACCTTCTCCAAAACCTAAGGATCCAGAACATCTTGATCCAAATGAGATGGATCTGCCTGAAGATACATTCTTCTCGGATGAATGGGATAAGTTTAAGGACCTTCCTCTTGTTGATAGAAGGACAGGAGAAGATCGTCGCTCCCAAGGAGAGAGAAGAGGCGGAGAAGGCTCCCGCAAAGATAGAAGAGGGGAAGACGATAGAAGAAAAGAAGATCTCTTTCAAGAGAGAGATGATTATCTCAAAAAGAAGGCGGAAGAAAAACGCCAAGAAAGAGAAGAGCAGGCATTAGAGGAACCTTTACCTCAGGATTGGCCAAGACCAGAATATCCTCTTTCAGATCAGATACCAGGTTATGCTGCACCTGTTCTTCCTCAGTTAGATTTAGTTCCGATCCGTTTACCTGATCCGGAAGATAAAGTTTTAAGAGGAGAACCTGAAGGAACTCCGCAAGCAGCACCTGCTCCAAGTGGAGAAGCTGCTCCTGCACCAGGCCCAGTCGATTTACCTAAAATAGATCTTCCTGATCCTGTAGATGAAACCAAACACGAAGAATATACTCCTGAAATTCCTCCGCTCGCAGGACCAGGTGCCCCTACAGGATCTGCACCTTCTCCTGTTCCAAATACAGAAGAAGCTCCTGAAATCGAGGTACTGGATGGAGGTCTCGAACCTCTAGACCAAGATAGGCCTGAAAGCCAAAGTGGAGGAGGGGACGACGAGCCTAAAATGATCCATGGTATTCTGGAATTAAAACCTCCAGAAGTGGATGATGCTCCCTTCTTGACCTTGACTTATGATTTTGGAAAGATACCTCATTCATTCAAACTTTCCAAGAATTACAGTATTATGGAATACTCATATTATAAGTATAAGCCAATGCTGATCAAGGCACAGGAATTCGCTCGCCGCAAAATGTTGAAGAATGCTTTAAACTATTATCGTGTGATTAAATCGCAGAACATTCCTCCTGAACTCAGAAAGATGATCAACCGGAACATCAAGGATATCACAGAGTTTATGGAGAAATATTTAATGGCTAAGGGCTGAAAATTTAGGAGAGAAGCTATCGTATAAATTGTATACGATAGCTTTTTTGAGATACTTACTGAGCTCGACTAACCATTGCGGAAAATTTCGTGCAGTATCCAGTTCCTACAAGGCCGTAGAACCAGGATTCTTCCATTCTGATATTGGAAAGAACTCCTCCAGCAGCTTGCATAGTCAATCTTTGATACGCGGAAACTTGTCTGTCGTTTACGCTGATCGGAATGAATAGAAGCAACTGAAATCCACAGCTTTCTGCTTGAATAGGATAACTAGCAACAGTCTGGTTTTTTTCCAATTTAAGAGGAGTTTGCGGAGGGAAAACCAATTGGGTGGAATTACAACCCATTGCGATCCCGCAGGTGATCAATAGAACTAAAAGAAAATTTTTCATTTTACTGCATCTCCCGAAATAACTGTGCATCTTACAGTAGTAAAGAGTGCCCAATACCATGATTCATCAATGGTTATGTTTGTAAGCCCGACAGCACCAGGAGCTTGCATCATAGCATTTGTATATGCTCTTTCAACTCTGGTGTTCAGATTGAAAGGAATGAAATAATAAGCGGTTGCTAGAAGACCGATATGTCCACAAGCCTCGCCTCTTACGCGCGTTACGACTTTTTCTTTTCCAGTTAATTGGGGTTGGATCATCACTTCGCCTGAAGAGCAAGCAAGCCCGAATAGGAAAGGAAAAAGAACAATTAGAAGAATAGAAAGTTTCTTTTTACCCATGTGACGTTAGTATAAACCTAGGTTTTTTTGCCCAGTACAAATGACAAAATTGCCGATTTTTGGACATATACCTCAAATGGGTAATATTTTGAAAAACTAATTATACAATTGGGATAAAATGAGGCAAAAATAAGGACAAGAAATTCGATCCTTTCTTTTTTTAGAACTTTAGAAAAAAAGAAAAACTGCTTTCCATCCTGGCTGTCTAAATTTAGAATGATTCTAAATAGGAGAGAGCAAAATGCCTCAAGTTACTTCACTCGCACCGGACTTTAAAGCAGAAGCCGTAATCGGTCAGCAAATCAAGGAAATCAAACTTTCCGACTATAAAGGAAAGTGGGTTGTTCTATTCTTCTGGCCCCTCGACTTCACTTTCGTTTGTCCTACTGAAATCATCGAGTATGATGCAAAACTAGACGAATTCAAAAAAATCGGAGCGGAAGTTCTGGGAGTTTCCGTAGACAGCGCTTTTACTCACCTTGCATGGAAGAACACTCCTCGTAAACAAGGCGGATTAGGAGATATCAAGTATCCTCTAGTTGCAGACATAACCAAGTCAATCGCAAGAGATTACGGAGTTCTTTTAGAAGGCGGAATGGCTTTGAGAGGAACTTTCATCATCGATCCAGCTGGAGTGATCCGTCAGTCTACAATCAATGATCTTCCTGTAGGAAGAAACATAGATGAAGCAATCCGTTTAGTGAAAGCTTTCCAATACGTGGAAAAACACGGCGAAGTTTGCCCTGCAAACTGGGACGAAGGAAAGAAAACTATGAAAGCGGATCCAGAAAAGTCCAAAGAATACTTCTCTGCGGTAAACTAATCCAATATAAATGGAAATCCGGTCTTATGGCCGGATTCTCCTTTCTAATTTCTCCTGGTCACCCTTCTATACCCTTAAAATCTTGTTATATAGCCCTGATTCGGGCAAAACTCGCACTTAGGACTTTCGGAAAAGATTGTATTTTTCTTTTAAAAGTCTAAGATATGGGAGAAGAATATTATGGCACAAGCACTTGAGATCATTTCCGACGAAGATAGATATTATCGTGCGGATAATTTTCCCAAAGGACTTACACGCAAAGTGGTGGAGTCCATCTCCCATATTAAAAATGAGCCTGCTTGGCTGACTGAATTCCGTCTAGAGGCATTTAAAGTTTATGAAAGTAAGCCTATGCCTGGTTGGGGATTTTTTCCTAACTTCAAAGTGGATATAGACGAGTATGTGCATTATATAGGCGCAAATCATAAAAAGAAAAAATCTTGGGACGAAGTTGATCCTGAAGTATTAAAAAGTTTTGAAAGACTTGGGATCCCTGAACACGAAAGAAAATACCTGGCTGGTATCGAAGCCATGGAAGATTCTGAGACTGTTTACGCTAACGTTAAAAAAGAACTTACTGATCTTGGAATTATTTTCTGCGATATAGATACTGCGATCCGTGAATATCCGGATATCGTTCGCAAATATATCGGAACTGTTGTTTCTATCGGGGACAATAAATTCTCCGCATTAAATTCTGCAGTATTTTCGGGAGGATCTTTCGCTTACGTTCCGAAAGGTGTTAAAACTCCTATGCCTTTACAGGCTTATTTTAAAGTGAGTGCTGCTTCTTCCGGTCAGTACGAAAGAACACTTTTGATCGCAGAAGATGGAGCTGAGTTAGAATATTCTGAAGGATGTTCTTCTGTGCAAGACAAGGGCACAAATTTCCATACTGCAGTGGTGGAGCTGATCGCTCATAAGAATTCTAAAATATTCTACACTACTATCCAGAACTGGAAAAAAAATATGTATAACTGGACTGTTAAACGCGGCCTTTGTCATGAAGCGGCTCATATTACTTGGACAGATGTGAATATTGGCGCAAATACGATCAAGTATCCAGGTATCGTATTACAAGGTGATAATTCTACAGGTGATATTCTATCCTTAGCTTTTGCTGGTTCAGGTCAGATCCAAGATACTGGTGCAAGAATTATCCATGTAGGTAAAAACACTCGCAGCAATATTTTAGCAAAAGGTGTTTCCTTGGATGGTGGGATCAACTCTTACAGAGGTTTGGTAAAATTCACCACTGGTTCTTCTAACGCATATAGCCATGTAAAATGTGATGGTCTGATGATGGATGATCGTTCTCAGTCACATGCGTATCCTTATAATGATGTGAGTGGGCAGAATGGGACTTTGAACTATGAGGCGACTGTTTCTCGTATTGATGAGGATCAGTTATTCTATCTCCAGTCCAGAGGACTTTCAGAAGACGATGCAAAACTTCTGATCATCAATGGTTTCTGCGAAGGTGTGACTAAACACTTAAATGTGGAATATTCTGTAGAGATGACTAGGCTTATTAGAATGATCTTAGAAGACGGGAAAGTTATTTCCGAACATTCGGATTCTTCTGTTTCCTAACCGGAAAAAAGCTGGTATTCCTTTTAAAATCCGGTCATACAAATCATATGCAGAGAATATTGGGTATTTTCCTGGTTGTCGGTTTGATCCTGGCAGGATTTCAGATTTTTTCTCCGGAGACAGTTTCTTCTAATGAACCGGAACAGACGAGTTCTACAGTAAAACCGGAAGTTAAAGCTGAAACTCCA
Proteins encoded in this window:
- a CDS encoding peroxiredoxin gives rise to the protein MPQVTSLAPDFKAEAVIGQQIKEIKLSDYKGKWVVLFFWPLDFTFVCPTEIIEYDAKLDEFKKIGAEVLGVSVDSAFTHLAWKNTPRKQGGLGDIKYPLVADITKSIARDYGVLLEGGMALRGTFIIDPAGVIRQSTINDLPVGRNIDEAIRLVKAFQYVEKHGEVCPANWDEGKKTMKADPEKSKEYFSAVN
- a CDS encoding PaaI family thioesterase; translation: MKSTVRENLSFGSSPDNPDGLQLKITFDEDTKTAYGDYTVPEKFQGSPDVIHPGIIATILDEIMAKINEAMNFKTTTGELTIRFLQPAQVNQPLHLRGWFVKKNKKVIENRAEIENEIGKIVARGKGKYIELDS
- a CDS encoding cytochrome C554 and C-prime; amino-acid sequence: MNCHSPNPETKTLLLSRLGWEEVTGSAWKPGSEENGVQCASCHLRKGKVYGPFRKEGNKNRIFQNSNIPHQGFIPQKEFEESEFCKNCHQSPETAKQVNGKFLMDTYGQWRRSEFAKSDVQCQNCHMPDRKHEWKGISDREMVKQGVQTSLQVLKKEEGAEIISELKNSGIGHLFPSYSVPKVNLEVWTESISGQKRKISEKTLGWMLDLELQKEIFDTRLYPGESALLRVSLSKEEFSKLKRVEFIVTVDPKEYYKRMFQDNWNYKDTFQENTKPWVLPNLKKALAEANSAKYELIRLHWIP
- a CDS encoding sulfurtransferase; translation: MFGLKIKNLGICLLLIPFLGACDAPEYLTPYQKFAIVQPVQVFETSQLLSVSNDVYDNNTYGLITASTLESWRSNWAANRPSTISGRLIIFQISGGALSGSYIRPETGVRVYGITATSADYTFFGQTRFNGLLDTETIVPEGKNIDAFLKRFGVNPATDLIVLAQDVPTDGNLMMTLRSWYTLYYWGVERTHLAVLNGAVSTKIGASQLTGGSSYTVPTTSGAGTIGSLYRDHTILQATLADVFNAVQGITDPTFEGSTPAPAGGSFILDARSPTEYDGTGTTVGPSNYTCTDTPNCYTPFEGHVKGAKSIPFANFINANKEFLPKSDLQNLLSTNGYAEGQTIIAYCRTNVRSSITGFATLAILGYPTRFYDGSWVEWGSLAYDSNGNWSNISAVSSWRTDRSSVTESITYNVGKSGIDASNISNLGTYFTPERSFAKGTNDIIDQDKKYLSGSASSGGGGGGGSSGGGGGGNPCGG
- the sufB gene encoding Fe-S cluster assembly protein SufB gives rise to the protein MAQALEIISDEDRYYRADNFPKGLTRKVVESISHIKNEPAWLTEFRLEAFKVYESKPMPGWGFFPNFKVDIDEYVHYIGANHKKKKSWDEVDPEVLKSFERLGIPEHERKYLAGIEAMEDSETVYANVKKELTDLGIIFCDIDTAIREYPDIVRKYIGTVVSIGDNKFSALNSAVFSGGSFAYVPKGVKTPMPLQAYFKVSAASSGQYERTLLIAEDGAELEYSEGCSSVQDKGTNFHTAVVELIAHKNSKIFYTTIQNWKKNMYNWTVKRGLCHEAAHITWTDVNIGANTIKYPGIVLQGDNSTGDILSLAFAGSGQIQDTGARIIHVGKNTRSNILAKGVSLDGGINSYRGLVKFTTGSSNAYSHVKCDGLMMDDRSQSHAYPYNDVSGQNGTLNYEATVSRIDEDQLFYLQSRGLSEDDAKLLIINGFCEGVTKHLNVEYSVEMTRLIRMILEDGKVISEHSDSSVS